From the Salinimicrobium tongyeongense genome, one window contains:
- a CDS encoding urocanate hydratase: MDFKNAILEGIPANLPPAQDYDYNINHAPKRKDILSAEEKKLTLRNALRYFDSKHHEELLPEFRKELDTYGRIYMYRLRPNYAMYARPVSEYPGKCEQAKAIMLMIQNNLDPKVAQHPHELITYGGNGAVFQNWAQYRLVMKYLAEMTEEQTLVMNSGHPLGLFPSHKDAPRVVVTNGMMIPNYSKQDDWEKFNALGVTQYGQMTAGSYMYIGPQGIVHGTTITVLNALRKIAKNSPSIPGREPGEGSALFVTSGLGGMSGAQPKAGNIAGCITVCAEVNPKAVETRHSQGWVDEVVEDLDVLAQKVSAAKKEGKTISFAYLGNVVDVWEKFDEENIHIDLGSDQTSLHNPWAGGYYPAGLSFSEANGMMSHDPEAFKEKVRESLRRQTEAINRHTKKGTYFFDYGNAFLLEASRAGAKIYKDEAGNFVSGTSAGEDKEFAYPSYVQDIMGPMCFDYGFGPFRWVCASGKKEDLEKTDQIAREVLQKLKEKAPEEIQQQMQDNIRWIEGARANKLVVGSQARILYADAEGRIEIARAFNKAIEKGQIGPLILGRDHHDVSGTDSPYRETSNIYDGSRYTADMAIQNVIGDSFRGATWVSIHNGGGVGWGEVINGGFGMVLEGNKESERRLNSMLFWDVNNGIARRSWARNEGAVFAIKRAMKAEPRLKVTIPNLVDDRLLDT, from the coding sequence ATGGACTTCAAAAATGCCATTTTAGAAGGTATTCCGGCAAACCTGCCTCCTGCACAAGATTATGATTACAATATAAACCACGCTCCAAAACGCAAGGACATTCTCTCTGCTGAAGAAAAAAAACTCACCCTGCGCAATGCGCTCAGGTATTTTGACAGCAAACATCACGAAGAGCTGCTACCCGAATTCCGCAAGGAACTTGACACCTACGGCAGGATCTATATGTACCGCCTGCGCCCCAATTACGCAATGTACGCCCGGCCAGTTTCGGAATATCCCGGAAAGTGTGAGCAGGCAAAGGCCATAATGCTCATGATACAGAACAACCTGGACCCTAAAGTGGCCCAACATCCGCATGAATTGATTACCTATGGCGGAAATGGGGCTGTTTTTCAGAATTGGGCACAGTACCGGCTGGTGATGAAATATTTAGCCGAAATGACCGAAGAGCAAACGCTGGTCATGAATTCAGGTCACCCGCTGGGACTCTTCCCGTCACACAAAGATGCACCACGCGTAGTGGTCACCAATGGGATGATGATCCCCAATTACTCTAAACAGGACGACTGGGAAAAATTCAATGCCCTTGGCGTAACCCAGTACGGACAAATGACTGCGGGAAGCTACATGTATATTGGGCCGCAGGGAATTGTTCACGGCACTACGATCACGGTGCTGAATGCCTTGCGTAAAATAGCTAAAAACTCCCCCTCCATTCCAGGGAGGGAGCCGGGGGAAGGGTCTGCTCTGTTTGTTACTTCAGGACTGGGCGGCATGAGCGGCGCACAACCCAAAGCCGGGAACATCGCCGGCTGCATTACGGTTTGTGCCGAAGTGAATCCAAAAGCAGTAGAAACCCGCCACTCCCAGGGCTGGGTAGATGAAGTTGTTGAAGATTTGGATGTGCTGGCACAAAAAGTTTCTGCAGCAAAAAAGGAAGGCAAAACCATCTCTTTTGCTTACCTCGGAAACGTGGTAGATGTATGGGAAAAATTCGATGAAGAAAACATTCATATAGACCTGGGCAGTGACCAAACTTCCCTGCACAACCCCTGGGCAGGAGGCTATTATCCTGCCGGGTTAAGCTTTTCGGAAGCAAACGGGATGATGAGCCACGATCCGGAAGCCTTTAAAGAAAAAGTACGTGAGAGTTTGCGAAGGCAAACCGAAGCCATTAACCGCCACACCAAAAAAGGCACTTACTTTTTCGACTATGGAAACGCCTTTTTACTGGAGGCTTCAAGGGCAGGTGCTAAAATCTACAAAGATGAGGCAGGTAATTTTGTGAGCGGAACTTCAGCAGGAGAAGACAAAGAATTTGCATATCCAAGTTATGTGCAGGACATCATGGGGCCCATGTGCTTTGATTATGGTTTTGGCCCCTTCCGCTGGGTATGTGCTTCAGGAAAAAAAGAAGACCTGGAGAAAACCGACCAGATTGCACGGGAAGTGCTTCAGAAATTAAAGGAAAAAGCTCCCGAAGAGATTCAGCAGCAAATGCAGGACAACATCAGGTGGATCGAAGGTGCCAGGGCCAACAAACTGGTAGTGGGATCACAGGCCCGGATTCTCTATGCCGATGCTGAAGGTCGCATAGAAATTGCAAGAGCCTTCAACAAAGCTATCGAAAAGGGGCAAATTGGACCGTTAATTTTGGGGCGTGACCATCACGATGTTTCAGGCACCGATTCTCCTTACCGCGAAACCTCCAATATTTACGACGGTTCCCGCTATACAGCTGATATGGCCATCCAGAATGTTATTGGCGACAGCTTTAGAGGTGCCACCTGGGTGAGCATCCATAACGGAGGCGGTGTAGGCTGGGGTGAAGTGATCAACGGCGGATTCGGTATGGTTCTTGAGGGTAATAAAGAGTCGGAGAGGCGGCTTAACTCAATGTTATTCTGGGATGTAAACAACGGGATCGCCCGTAGATCATGGGCCCGAAACGAAGGCGCTGTGTTCGCCATAAAACGCGCGATGAAAGCAGAACCCCGCTTAAAAGTAACCATACCCAACCTTGTGGACGACCGCTTATTGGACACTTAA
- a CDS encoding DUF4136 domain-containing protein translates to MRAIKITSILVLFVLVMTSCSSVKVATDYDREVNFSQYQTYAFFKPGIDKAEISDLDKKRILRAIDQEMQEKGFSKSDNPDLLISIFTKTKENVNIYNNAYGYGYGWGWHPWYWGSGYNTVSSTTEGTLYIDLVDAEKKELVWQGMGTAALSTKVEQKQERINEIVEEILEKYPPSMN, encoded by the coding sequence ATGAGAGCGATTAAAATTACTTCAATCCTTGTTCTGTTCGTGCTGGTAATGACTTCCTGCAGTAGCGTGAAAGTGGCGACAGATTACGACAGGGAAGTGAACTTTTCACAGTATCAAACCTATGCTTTCTTTAAACCCGGTATTGACAAGGCAGAAATTTCTGATCTTGACAAAAAACGTATCCTAAGGGCCATAGACCAGGAAATGCAGGAAAAAGGTTTCTCCAAGTCTGACAATCCCGATCTACTTATCAGCATTTTCACCAAGACCAAAGAGAACGTGAACATCTACAACAACGCCTACGGCTATGGTTATGGGTGGGGCTGGCACCCATGGTATTGGGGTTCTGGATATAACACCGTAAGCTCTACTACCGAAGGCACCCTTTACATTGATCTTGTAGATGCCGAAAAGAAAGAACTGGTTTGGCAGGGTATGGGCACTGCAGCCCTTTCTACCAAAGTGGAACAAAAACAAGAGAGAATAAATGAAATTGTGGAAGAGATCCTGGAGAAATATCCGCCTTCCATGAATTAA
- a CDS encoding type II toxin-antitoxin system RelE/ParE family toxin gives MAKQIVWSPLAVQKRSEILKFWIKKNKSDTYSKKLNKLFKEASHLISKHSGIGKPTSNGNVRFKIILHYLMFYELKNNKVYILTIWDSRQDPEKFRLP, from the coding sequence ATGGCTAAACAAATAGTCTGGTCTCCTTTAGCTGTACAAAAACGCTCAGAAATTTTGAAATTCTGGATTAAAAAGAATAAATCTGATACCTACAGTAAAAAATTAAATAAACTGTTCAAGGAAGCCAGCCATTTAATATCCAAACATTCAGGCATAGGAAAACCTACTTCAAATGGTAATGTTCGGTTTAAGATTATCCTCCATTATCTCATGTTTTACGAACTCAAAAATAATAAGGTTTATATTCTAACTATTTGGGATTCCAGGCAGGATCCAGAGAAATTTAGACTTCCGTAA